The following are from one region of the Streptomyces decoyicus genome:
- a CDS encoding GH92 family glycosyl hydrolase, producing MAWLSRTRLRAAGAVLAAALIGGALAAPAAQAEPSGGPLTDLVNPFIGSQNDGNTYPGAAVPFGMVQLSPDTGHTTGYGYDDDHIRGFSSVHISGVGCGLGGDLPVLPTTGDITETDYAKYAAAYRHDDESARPGYYRVGLKSYGGITAELTATARTGRQRYTFPATDKANVLLNTGQSLHKNVSTRVEVLDSRTIRTALTGRGFCQDTKPYTVYALTRFDRPFTSYGTWDGDKVTAGSKDSTATGRHGAYARFDTRKDRTVEATTALSYVDAAGAARNLRAEGGGSFDRTKAAADAAWERRLGLVKAQGGDTTLRRTFYSSLYRSFLAPNIGSDVDGRYTGWDQKTHRARGFTYYQNWSLWDTYRTQAQLLALLAPHESRDMALSVLRIDKESGWLPKWGYGTVETNIMTGDPVTPFLTNAYQQGLLRGHEEEAYAALKKNADGVPPAESPAVGREANAQYLKDGFAPYLKGRPHTKPGDSDFDHGASATLEYALSDAMLAQMARDLGHGEDADRYAARARNYRKIFDSSTGFFRARDEKGAFTGPADPAKSEGFHEGTSWQYQWLVPQDLPGMLKLIGGKDKADERLDSFFAYQKLLKDPEKTAREVWVNGPYDYYNADKYNPQNEPDLIAPYTYLSTGRPWKTTDVVHAALTLFTDAPTGMTGNDDLGTMSAWMVLSSIGVFPVQPGTDSWGLSTPVFDRVDLTLDRRYYPAGHFTLSAPGTSAAHRYVQAVRLDGVPHDRTYLTTDDLRSGRELAFTVGPEPSAWGTGDHAAPPPVGTSSTQQQPGRRP from the coding sequence ATGGCATGGCTCAGTCGTACCCGGCTGCGCGCCGCGGGCGCGGTACTGGCGGCCGCGCTCATCGGGGGCGCGCTCGCGGCCCCCGCCGCGCAGGCCGAGCCGTCCGGCGGCCCCCTCACCGACCTGGTCAACCCGTTCATCGGCAGCCAGAACGACGGCAACACCTATCCGGGCGCGGCCGTGCCGTTCGGCATGGTGCAGCTCTCCCCCGACACCGGCCACACCACCGGGTACGGCTACGACGACGACCACATCCGCGGCTTCAGTTCGGTGCACATCTCCGGCGTCGGCTGCGGGCTCGGCGGCGATCTGCCGGTGCTGCCCACCACGGGCGACATCACCGAGACCGACTATGCGAAGTACGCGGCCGCCTACCGCCACGACGACGAGTCGGCCCGGCCGGGCTACTACCGCGTCGGCCTGAAGTCCTACGGCGGCATCACCGCCGAGCTGACCGCCACCGCCCGCACCGGCAGACAGCGCTACACCTTCCCGGCCACCGACAAGGCCAATGTGCTGCTCAACACGGGCCAGTCGCTGCACAAGAACGTCTCCACGCGGGTCGAGGTGCTCGACTCCCGCACCATCCGGACCGCCCTCACCGGCCGCGGCTTCTGCCAGGACACCAAGCCGTACACCGTCTACGCCCTCACCCGCTTCGACCGGCCGTTCACGTCGTACGGCACCTGGGACGGCGACAAGGTGACGGCCGGCTCCAAGGACTCCACCGCCACCGGCCGGCACGGAGCCTATGCCCGTTTCGACACCCGCAAGGACCGGACCGTCGAGGCGACCACCGCGCTCAGCTATGTGGACGCGGCGGGCGCGGCCCGCAATCTGCGGGCCGAGGGCGGCGGTTCCTTCGACCGTACGAAGGCCGCGGCCGACGCCGCGTGGGAGCGGCGGCTGGGCCTGGTGAAGGCCCAGGGCGGCGACACGACCCTGCGCCGCACCTTCTACTCCTCCCTCTACCGGTCCTTCCTCGCACCGAACATCGGCAGCGACGTGGACGGCCGCTACACCGGCTGGGACCAGAAGACCCATCGCGCCAGGGGCTTCACGTACTACCAGAACTGGTCGTTGTGGGATACCTACCGCACCCAGGCCCAGCTGCTGGCGCTGCTGGCGCCGCACGAGTCCCGCGATATGGCGCTGTCGGTACTGCGGATCGACAAGGAGAGCGGCTGGCTGCCCAAGTGGGGCTACGGCACGGTCGAAACGAACATCATGACCGGCGATCCGGTCACCCCGTTCCTCACCAACGCCTATCAGCAGGGGCTGTTGCGCGGCCATGAGGAGGAGGCGTACGCGGCGCTGAAGAAGAACGCCGACGGAGTCCCGCCGGCCGAGTCGCCGGCCGTCGGGCGGGAGGCCAACGCGCAGTATCTGAAGGACGGCTTCGCCCCGTACCTCAAGGGCCGCCCGCACACCAAGCCCGGCGACTCCGACTTCGACCACGGCGCCTCGGCCACCCTCGAATACGCCCTCTCCGACGCGATGCTGGCGCAGATGGCACGCGATCTCGGGCACGGCGAGGACGCCGACCGGTATGCGGCCCGCGCCCGGAACTACCGCAAGATCTTCGACAGTTCAACCGGCTTCTTCCGGGCCCGCGACGAGAAGGGCGCCTTCACCGGCCCCGCCGACCCGGCCAAGAGCGAGGGCTTTCACGAGGGCACGTCCTGGCAGTACCAGTGGCTGGTTCCGCAGGACCTGCCGGGGATGCTGAAGCTGATCGGCGGCAAGGACAAGGCCGATGAGCGTCTGGATTCCTTCTTCGCCTACCAGAAGCTGCTGAAGGACCCGGAGAAGACGGCCCGCGAGGTGTGGGTCAACGGTCCGTACGACTACTACAACGCGGACAAGTACAACCCGCAGAACGAGCCCGATCTCATCGCGCCGTACACCTATCTCTCCACCGGGCGCCCCTGGAAGACGACGGATGTGGTGCATGCGGCACTGACCCTGTTCACCGACGCCCCCACCGGTATGACCGGGAACGACGATCTGGGGACGATGTCGGCGTGGATGGTGCTTTCCTCGATCGGCGTGTTCCCGGTACAGCCGGGCACCGACAGCTGGGGGCTGAGCACCCCGGTCTTCGACCGGGTGGACCTGACGCTGGACCGGCGCTACTACCCGGCCGGGCACTTCACCCTCAGCGCGCCCGGTACGTCGGCCGCCCACCGCTATGTCCAGGCGGTACGTCTGGACGGCGTCCCCCACGACCGGACGTACCTC
- a CDS encoding lasso peptide biosynthesis B2 protein, producing the protein MVKGGRGGPGGCSRRWPRSLPGAVHAAPRELLHGCTAARLHGITAARLHGRARRHGCAAQQRVSSSAMPAQQLARPHRRVHLGVAGFTEHLRATATAFPRSGGPNCLQRSLATTLLCRARGTRPSWIVGVRTPPFAAHAWVGVGGRPVGEPVESSTYRAILAVRPMSRR; encoded by the coding sequence ATGGTGAAGGGCGGTCGGGGCGGCCCCGGGGGGTGTTCCAGGAGGTGGCCCCGGAGCTTGCCGGGCGCGGTCCACGCGGCGCCGCGGGAGTTGCTGCACGGCTGCACGGCTGCACGGCTGCACGGCATCACGGCAGCACGGCTGCACGGCAGAGCACGGCGGCACGGCTGTGCAGCACAGCAACGGGTGTCCTCGTCAGCCATGCCGGCTCAGCAACTCGCCCGGCCACACCGGCGCGTGCACCTCGGCGTAGCCGGTTTCACGGAACATCTCCGGGCTACGGCAACCGCGTTCCCACGGTCCGGGGGCCCCAACTGCCTGCAACGGTCCCTGGCCACCACGCTGTTGTGCCGGGCCAGAGGCACCCGGCCCTCATGGATCGTCGGCGTGCGCACCCCGCCCTTCGCCGCCCACGCCTGGGTCGGAGTCGGCGGGCGGCCCGTAGGAGAGCCGGTGGAGAGCTCGACGTACCGCGCCATTCTGGCCGTGCGGCCGATGTCCCGACGGTGA
- a CDS encoding carboxymuconolactone decarboxylase family protein: MNARLNLMAGPVAAKTMKHIIAAGKALADSTLPFATQELVKLRASQINGCAGCIDMHTKDAAAGGETSVRLNLVAAWREATVFTDAERAALELAEQGTRIADAAGGVTDEAWANAAKHYDEEQLAALVCTIALINAFNRGNVILQQPAGDYQPGQFA; encoded by the coding sequence ATGAACGCTCGGTTGAATCTCATGGCCGGCCCGGTCGCCGCCAAGACCATGAAGCACATCATCGCCGCGGGCAAGGCACTTGCGGACTCGACGCTGCCGTTCGCGACGCAGGAACTGGTGAAGCTCCGCGCCAGCCAGATCAACGGCTGCGCCGGCTGCATCGACATGCACACCAAGGACGCCGCCGCCGGCGGGGAGACCTCGGTGCGCCTCAACCTGGTCGCGGCCTGGCGGGAGGCCACGGTGTTCACCGATGCCGAACGCGCCGCCCTGGAGCTGGCGGAGCAGGGCACCCGTATCGCCGACGCGGCCGGCGGTGTCACGGACGAGGCCTGGGCGAATGCCGCCAAGCACTACGACGAGGAGCAGCTCGCCGCCCTGGTGTGCACCATCGCCCTCATCAACGCCTTCAACCGCGGGAACGTCATCCTCCAGCAGCCCGCCGGGGACTACCAGCCCGGCCAGTTCGCCTGA
- a CDS encoding amino acid permease, with product MGLRAGQGVLRRKPIEHIQEAEGTASEQLTRALGLWQLTAIGVGGIIGAGIFTLAGTVANGKAGPAVLISFLIAGIASAAAAFSYAEFAGLIPKAGSAYTYGYAVLGEVAGWFIGWDLLLEYTAIVAVVAIGISGYFGFLLGEMGVELPAWMLGAPGTGAGHRVDLFAAVLCLLIAYLLTLGIKNAARFETVVVGLKVLVVVIVIAVGFFHIKTSNYHPFFPFGVSGAFTGAATVFFAVFGYDAMSTAAEESKDAQRHMPKAIMYSLAISMVLYVLACLVLTGMQNFKDIDPESGFSSAFKSVGLSSLADVIAVGAIIGILTVMFTFMLGVTRVWFSMSRDGLLPKWFAKTSPKHHVPTRVTWIVGVASAAIAGFLPIGEAAELTNIGILLAFAVVCIAVIVLRYKRPDLPRTFRTPGMPVVPAIGVCFSIWLITFLAWQTWVRFVVWFLLGMVVYLAYSYRHSNLARADRESTGGKSDGTRP from the coding sequence ATGGGGCTGCGCGCTGGACAGGGCGTATTGCGCCGTAAACCGATCGAACACATTCAAGAGGCGGAAGGCACCGCGAGCGAGCAGCTCACCCGGGCGCTGGGCCTGTGGCAGCTGACGGCCATCGGCGTCGGCGGCATCATCGGGGCGGGAATCTTCACGCTGGCCGGCACGGTCGCGAACGGGAAGGCCGGGCCCGCGGTACTGATCTCCTTCCTGATCGCGGGCATCGCGAGCGCCGCGGCCGCGTTCTCGTACGCCGAATTCGCCGGGCTGATCCCGAAGGCGGGCTCGGCCTACACCTACGGTTATGCCGTCCTCGGTGAGGTGGCGGGCTGGTTCATCGGCTGGGACCTGCTGCTGGAGTACACCGCGATCGTAGCGGTGGTCGCGATCGGCATCTCCGGCTACTTCGGCTTTCTGCTCGGCGAGATGGGCGTCGAACTGCCCGCCTGGATGCTCGGCGCGCCGGGTACGGGCGCGGGGCACCGGGTGGACCTCTTCGCCGCCGTGCTCTGTCTGCTGATCGCCTATCTGCTGACGCTGGGCATCAAGAACGCCGCGCGCTTCGAGACGGTCGTGGTGGGCCTGAAGGTCCTGGTGGTCGTCATCGTGATCGCGGTCGGCTTCTTCCACATCAAGACCTCGAACTACCACCCGTTCTTCCCGTTCGGAGTGAGCGGCGCCTTCACCGGAGCGGCCACCGTCTTCTTCGCCGTCTTCGGCTATGACGCGATGAGCACCGCGGCCGAGGAGTCCAAGGACGCCCAGCGCCATATGCCGAAGGCGATCATGTACTCGCTGGCCATCTCGATGGTCCTGTACGTCCTGGCCTGCCTGGTGCTGACGGGGATGCAGAACTTCAAGGACATCGACCCGGAGAGCGGCTTCTCCTCGGCGTTCAAGTCGGTGGGCCTGAGCAGCCTGGCGGATGTCATCGCGGTCGGCGCGATCATCGGCATTCTGACGGTCATGTTCACCTTCATGCTCGGTGTGACCCGGGTGTGGTTCTCGATGAGCCGGGACGGCCTGCTGCCCAAGTGGTTCGCCAAGACCAGCCCCAAACACCATGTGCCGACCCGGGTGACCTGGATCGTCGGCGTCGCCTCCGCGGCCATCGCGGGCTTCCTGCCGATCGGCGAGGCCGCCGAGCTGACCAACATCGGCATCCTGCTCGCGTTCGCAGTGGTCTGCATCGCGGTGATCGTGCTCCGCTACAAGCGTCCCGACCTGCCGCGGACGTTCCGTACGCCGGGCATGCCGGTGGTCCCGGCCATCGGGGTGTGCTTCTCGATCTGGCTGATCACGTTCCTGGCCTGGCAGACCTGGGTGCGGTTCGTGGTGTGGTTCCTGCTCGGCATGGTGGTCTACCTCGCGTACTCCTACCGCCACTCGAACCTGGCACGGGCGGACCGGGAGAGCACCGGCGGGAAGAGCGACGGGACACGGCCGTGA
- a CDS encoding dodecin: MTDRTYRVTEIVGTSQQSLDAAIRNGIKRASETLRNLDWFEMTQVRGHIVDGEIDHYQVGLKVGFRLEDAD, encoded by the coding sequence GTGACCGACCGCACGTATCGCGTGACCGAGATCGTCGGCACGTCCCAGCAGAGCCTGGACGCCGCGATCAGGAATGGCATCAAGCGCGCCTCCGAGACCTTGCGCAACCTCGACTGGTTCGAGATGACCCAGGTCCGCGGGCATATCGTCGACGGCGAAATCGACCACTACCAAGTCGGCCTGAAGGTCGGGTTCCGGCTTGAGGACGCCGATTGA
- a CDS encoding universal stress protein: MEENAAAQFERGTDGPKVIVVGIDGSDSSWRAASYAAGLARRQSSKLVLVYVQPVLPGGAAMGAPVADATHEVAEELMAEIRQATERLQGIYSVRWEFHTLRGDPYNGMVQMADELKADAVVVGASESAGHRIMGSVAVRLVKAGRWPVTVVP; encoded by the coding sequence GTGGAGGAGAACGCAGCCGCGCAGTTCGAGCGCGGAACGGACGGCCCGAAGGTCATTGTCGTCGGCATCGACGGCTCCGACTCGTCGTGGCGTGCCGCCTCGTACGCGGCAGGGCTGGCCAGGCGCCAGTCCTCGAAGCTCGTACTGGTCTACGTCCAACCGGTGCTGCCGGGCGGGGCGGCGATGGGCGCCCCGGTCGCGGATGCGACCCACGAGGTCGCCGAGGAGCTGATGGCGGAGATCCGCCAGGCGACCGAGCGGCTTCAGGGGATCTACAGCGTGCGCTGGGAGTTCCACACCCTGCGTGGCGACCCGTACAACGGCATGGTGCAGATGGCCGACGAGCTCAAGGCCGACGCGGTGGTGGTCGGCGCCTCGGAGTCGGCCGGGCACCGCATCATGGGCTCGGTCGCGGTACGCCTGGTCAAGGCCGGGCGCTGGCCGGTCACCGTGGTCCCGTAA
- a CDS encoding PAS domain-containing protein, producing MDNGTADGAPDADDDGDGKPSCGGAPIDPAGPYAGGPWRNYFLILLDRIPTPIAVCRAHGEVLIANPAMAAQWGTVPGQLRGRNLLDLFEPRAKAQLDRLTEALRLGRRSRYPVEVRWRDASDGAEREGELTIDPVGDPSVHPPALLALLRVRESVPSPAPRGSASPVEARILALAAGGATTASIGTALGLTVDGVNYHFTRLARRWRVQGRTALVARAYVLGVLSPDSWPPAPA from the coding sequence ATGGACAACGGGACTGCCGACGGGGCGCCGGACGCGGACGACGACGGCGACGGCAAGCCGTCCTGCGGGGGCGCACCTATCGACCCGGCCGGGCCGTACGCGGGCGGCCCGTGGCGCAACTACTTCCTGATCCTGCTGGACCGTATCCCCACGCCGATCGCGGTGTGCCGGGCGCACGGCGAGGTGCTGATCGCCAATCCGGCGATGGCCGCGCAGTGGGGAACGGTCCCGGGACAGCTGCGCGGCCGCAATCTGCTGGACCTGTTCGAGCCCCGCGCGAAGGCACAGCTCGACCGGCTCACCGAGGCGCTGCGCCTGGGGCGCCGTTCGCGCTATCCCGTCGAGGTGCGCTGGCGCGACGCGTCCGACGGGGCGGAGCGGGAAGGGGAACTGACCATCGATCCGGTGGGGGACCCTTCGGTGCACCCACCGGCCCTGCTGGCGCTGCTGCGGGTCCGCGAGAGCGTCCCGTCCCCCGCGCCGCGCGGCTCGGCGAGCCCCGTGGAGGCCCGGATCCTGGCACTGGCCGCGGGCGGCGCGACCACGGCGTCGATCGGTACGGCGCTGGGGCTGACGGTCGACGGGGTGAACTACCACTTCACCCGGCTGGCCCGCCGCTGGCGGGTGCAGGGCCGTACCGCGCTGGTCGCCAGGGCGTATGTGCTGGGCGTCCTGTCGCCGGACAGCTGGCCGCCGGCCCCCGCCTGA
- a CDS encoding cytochrome P450, translating to MTDTIALHSDERAADDGIPVADLTEAGLTHTPIQQSMDLARIHGPVFKRKFGDRETLFLSSLDLVTEVADESRFAKGVSVVLENVREFAGDGLFTAYNDEPNWAKAHEVLMPAFALGSMRTYHPAMLEVARRVMAAWDRRVADGTPVQVAEDMTRMTLDTIGLAGFGFDFESFSRGDTPHPFVEAMVRCLEWSMTKFSRDPDADHSAADAAFQRDADYLASVVDEVIAARTESGETGDDDLLGLMLGAGGEGDGGPALDLANIRNQVITFLIAGHETTSGALSFALYHLLKDPLALRMVQREADELWGDQSDPDPSFEDIGRLPFTRQVLNEALRLWPTAAAFSRQAREDTLLGGRYPVKAGELVTVLTPMLHRDPAWGDNPELFDPSRFSPEAEAARSPHAYKPFGTGERACIGRQFALHEATMLLALLVHRYRLVDDRDYRLRIKETLTLKPDGFTFTLAARTPADRAAVRAALAVLPGSDAGPVDDTATDDGLPTRVLQGTGLLLLHGSNYGTCREFAERLADEATGLGFAADVAPLDAYAGALPADRPVVIVAASYNGRPTDDAAAFVDWLNTAQDGAATGLPFAVLGVGDRNWAATYQHIPTLIDDRLDALGAHRLLPRAEADASGDLSGTVKEFTAALRTQLLTHYGDPESIGAAEPAAADTGYTVTEITGGPLDALAARHDLVPMTVTEAYDLTAQDWPRPKRFLRIALPDGVGYRTADHLAVLPANAPAAVERAAHALGADLDTVLALHSGRRASRDTLPVDRPLTVRELFTRHLELGIRPTPGQVAQLAAHNPCPPERLALENLAEDDPRTLIDLIEAHPALRGALPWPTVLELLPPLRIRHYSLSSSPAADPRHADLMVSLLPGGTGSAHLHALRPGDTVLARVQPCREAFRLDAADDTPVILIAAGTGLAPFRGAVADRLAAGQKSPARLYFGCDDPTADFLHAAEFAAAEAAGVISVRPVFSEHPENGHRFVQHRIAAEAAEVWELLQAGARVYVCGDGSRMAPGVRAAFRELHGACTGASPQESEAWLRELTASGRYIEDVYAAG from the coding sequence ATGACCGACACCATCGCGCTCCACAGCGACGAACGCGCCGCCGATGACGGCATTCCGGTGGCCGACCTCACGGAGGCCGGGCTCACCCACACGCCCATCCAGCAGTCCATGGATCTCGCCCGGATCCACGGCCCGGTCTTCAAGCGCAAGTTCGGCGACCGCGAAACGCTGTTCCTCTCCTCCCTGGACCTGGTCACCGAGGTCGCCGACGAGTCCCGCTTCGCCAAGGGCGTGTCGGTCGTCCTGGAGAACGTCAGAGAGTTCGCCGGTGACGGTCTGTTCACCGCCTACAACGACGAGCCGAACTGGGCCAAGGCACATGAGGTCCTGATGCCGGCCTTCGCGCTCGGCTCGATGCGCACCTATCACCCGGCGATGCTCGAGGTCGCCCGCCGGGTCATGGCCGCCTGGGACCGGCGGGTGGCCGACGGCACGCCCGTCCAAGTCGCCGAGGACATGACCCGGATGACCCTGGACACCATCGGGCTCGCCGGGTTCGGCTTCGACTTCGAGTCGTTCTCCCGCGGCGACACCCCGCACCCGTTCGTCGAGGCGATGGTGCGCTGCCTCGAATGGAGCATGACGAAGTTCTCCCGCGACCCCGACGCCGACCACTCCGCGGCGGACGCGGCCTTCCAGCGCGACGCCGACTACCTCGCGTCGGTCGTCGACGAGGTCATCGCCGCCCGGACGGAGAGCGGGGAGACCGGTGACGACGACCTGCTGGGTCTGATGCTCGGCGCAGGCGGCGAGGGGGACGGCGGACCCGCCCTCGACCTCGCCAACATCCGCAACCAGGTCATCACGTTCCTGATCGCCGGCCACGAGACCACCTCGGGCGCGCTCTCCTTCGCCCTCTACCACCTGCTCAAGGACCCGCTCGCGCTGCGCATGGTCCAGCGCGAGGCGGACGAACTGTGGGGCGACCAGAGCGACCCCGACCCCTCGTTCGAGGACATCGGACGGCTGCCGTTCACCCGCCAGGTCCTCAACGAGGCGCTGCGGCTGTGGCCCACCGCCGCCGCCTTCAGCCGTCAGGCCCGTGAGGACACGCTGCTCGGCGGCCGCTACCCGGTGAAGGCCGGGGAGCTGGTCACGGTGCTCACCCCGATGCTGCACCGCGACCCGGCCTGGGGCGACAACCCCGAGCTGTTCGACCCGTCCCGCTTCAGCCCGGAGGCCGAGGCGGCCCGTTCGCCGCATGCGTACAAGCCGTTCGGGACGGGGGAACGTGCCTGCATCGGCCGGCAGTTCGCGCTCCACGAGGCGACCATGCTGCTCGCCCTCCTGGTGCACCGCTACCGGTTGGTCGACGACCGCGACTACCGGCTGCGCATCAAGGAGACGCTGACCCTCAAGCCCGACGGGTTCACCTTCACCCTGGCCGCCCGTACGCCCGCCGACCGGGCCGCGGTCCGCGCCGCGCTGGCCGTGCTCCCCGGCAGCGACGCCGGCCCGGTGGACGACACCGCGACCGATGACGGGCTGCCGACCCGCGTCCTCCAGGGCACCGGTCTGCTGCTGTTGCACGGCAGCAACTACGGCACCTGCCGCGAGTTCGCCGAGCGGCTCGCCGACGAGGCCACCGGCCTGGGCTTCGCCGCCGATGTGGCGCCGCTGGACGCGTACGCCGGTGCGCTGCCCGCCGACCGGCCCGTGGTCATCGTCGCCGCCTCCTACAACGGCCGGCCCACCGATGACGCCGCCGCCTTCGTCGACTGGCTGAACACCGCGCAGGACGGCGCCGCCACCGGCCTCCCGTTCGCCGTCCTCGGCGTCGGCGACCGCAACTGGGCCGCCACCTACCAGCACATACCGACCCTGATCGACGACCGTCTCGACGCACTCGGCGCCCACCGGCTGCTGCCGCGCGCCGAGGCCGACGCTTCCGGCGACCTCAGCGGCACCGTCAAGGAGTTCACCGCGGCGCTGCGCACCCAGCTGCTGACGCACTACGGCGACCCGGAGAGCATCGGCGCCGCCGAACCGGCCGCGGCGGACACCGGCTACACCGTCACCGAGATCACCGGCGGCCCGCTGGACGCGCTCGCCGCCCGCCATGACCTCGTCCCGATGACCGTCACCGAGGCCTATGACCTCACCGCACAGGACTGGCCGCGGCCCAAGCGCTTCCTGCGCATCGCGCTGCCGGACGGCGTCGGCTACCGCACCGCCGACCATCTCGCCGTGCTGCCGGCCAACGCCCCGGCCGCCGTCGAGCGGGCCGCCCACGCCCTCGGCGCCGACCTGGACACCGTCCTCGCGCTGCACTCCGGCCGCCGCGCGAGCCGCGACACCCTGCCCGTCGACCGCCCCCTGACGGTACGTGAACTGTTCACCCGTCACCTGGAGTTGGGCATCCGCCCGACCCCCGGGCAGGTCGCGCAGCTCGCCGCCCACAACCCCTGCCCGCCCGAGCGCCTCGCGCTGGAAAACCTCGCCGAGGACGATCCGCGCACCCTGATCGACCTGATCGAGGCGCACCCGGCGCTGCGCGGCGCCCTGCCCTGGCCGACGGTCCTGGAGCTGCTGCCGCCGCTGCGCATCCGGCACTACTCCCTGTCGTCGTCACCCGCGGCAGACCCCCGGCACGCCGATCTGATGGTCTCGCTGCTGCCCGGCGGCACCGGCTCGGCCCATCTGCACGCGCTGCGGCCCGGCGACACCGTCCTGGCCCGCGTCCAGCCCTGCCGGGAGGCCTTCCGTCTCGATGCGGCCGATGACACCCCCGTCATCCTGATCGCGGCGGGCACCGGTCTCGCGCCGTTCCGCGGCGCCGTCGCCGACCGCCTCGCCGCGGGCCAGAAATCCCCCGCCCGGCTCTACTTCGGCTGCGACGACCCCACCGCCGACTTCCTGCACGCCGCGGAGTTCGCCGCGGCCGAAGCCGCCGGCGTCATCTCCGTACGCCCCGTCTTCAGCGAACACCCCGAGAACGGCCACCGTTTCGTCCAGCACCGGATCGCCGCCGAGGCCGCCGAGGTGTGGGAGCTGCTCCAGGCCGGTGCACGGGTGTATGTCTGCGGTGACGGCAGCCGGATGGCGCCCGGTGTACGGGCCGCCTTCCGCGAGCTGCACGGCGCGTGCACCGGCGCGTCGCCGCAGGAGTCCGAGGCCTGGCTGCGCGAACTGACCGCCTCCGGCCGCTATATCGAGGATGTGTACGCGGCGGGCTGA
- a CDS encoding DUF1330 domain-containing protein, with product MPKGYWVSVYRTISDPEKLAAYNKLAAPAVKAGRGRVLVRGGRVVAHDAGIAERTVLIEFDSFEQAVAAHESAAYQEALVALSDGVERDFRIVEGID from the coding sequence ATGCCCAAGGGCTACTGGGTCAGCGTCTACCGCACCATTTCAGACCCTGAGAAGCTGGCTGCTTACAACAAGCTGGCCGCTCCGGCCGTCAAGGCCGGGCGCGGTCGGGTCCTCGTCCGTGGCGGTCGGGTCGTGGCGCATGACGCCGGAATCGCCGAGCGCACCGTCCTGATCGAGTTCGACAGCTTCGAGCAGGCCGTCGCGGCGCACGAGAGTGCGGCCTACCAGGAGGCGCTGGTCGCCCTCTCCGACGGCGTCGAGCGCGACTTCCGCATCGTCGAAGGCATCGACTGA